The following DNA comes from Candidatus Methylomirabilota bacterium.
CCGCTCGCCTCGACGCTCGACCACATCGTCGCCGCCGTCGCCGGCTGAATGTACGGCACGCTGCGAGGCGCCCTGGCAGGGCGCAAGATCGCGTTCGAGCGCGAGTCCTACAAGGCCGTCGTCGAGGGGCGCATCGTCGGCGTCGGCAAGACGATCCGCATCAGGTCGATCCACGTGCACTACGACCTCGCCGTCCCCGCGGACGCGAGGGAGGCGACCGAGCGCGCGCTCGCCCTCCATCCCCAGGGATGCCCGGCCCACCAGAGCGTCCAGGGTGCGATCGAGGTCACGTGGGACGCCTCGCTGCGCGCCGGCGACCAGGTCGTGTCGCTCCGCAGCCAGGACGCAGAGGCCGCGGCGAGCTAACGTCCCTCCGGCCACCGCGCCAGGACGGCATGTCAGAATGCGGCCGGCGTCAGTGATTTCCCTGACGCGCCGGTCCGCGCCGCCTTGCCGTGCCGACGCCCCCCTCGCCGCCGGCGCAGCGCAATTTCAATGCTTTCGGCCGTTCGGCCGGGCGGGTGACGGTCGGCCGTGTCGGCTCCTGGCACCGGCCCTGCACTGGGATCTTTCCGGAAGAAGGGAGATCGCCACGTTCACTCCGCTGATCGTCTCGCGCCGCAACGGAAAACCGACGCTCGGGTACGAGGCCTGTGCCACCGCGCAGGGACCCATGTTCGAGCTGGGGTTCCGCTGGGTCGTCGTGGGGCCTGGCGGCTCGATCCTCGGCTACTACCTGACGGACGCCGACGCCCGAGCCCGGGCCGACGTCCTGAACGCGTCGGCGTCCCGCCG
Coding sequences within:
- a CDS encoding OsmC family protein encodes the protein MYGTLRGALAGRKIAFERESYKAVVEGRIVGVGKTIRIRSIHVHYDLAVPADAREATERALALHPQGCPAHQSVQGAIEVTWDASLRAGDQVVSLRSQDAEAAAS